In candidate division KSB1 bacterium, the sequence TGTACATTTCAACGATATTCACCGGTTCGCGATTTCGTACACCCGTGCACAACACAATTTGTTTTATGAATAGGGTATCCGTTAAAGCTTGTTTCTTCAGATCTTGCGATATTAAAATTGTAGGAAAAAGGAGGAAAACCAAAATGACCAACAAGAAACATCTTTGGACTGTTGAGTTCAACTTTTAATCTATCCTAAGTAAATTTTAAACCAAGATTTGTATTTCATCATTCTCGCGAATCATTCCTGATTCAAGAATCCGGGCTCGCAAACCACCCCTGTGAATCAAACTATCCTTCACATTCAGTTTAACCAGACCTTGCAAATAGCCACAGGGTTCGCAAAGTTTAATCCCTTCACAAACCGCTTCACCAACACGAAATTTCTTGCCGACCAAATGGTTCAGCGCAATGCCTTGTGTCACGATATTTCTTCTTGCCTCTTTCGCATCAAGCGTAACCTGGTAATCCCTTTCGATGGCTTCAACCGCTTCCGATTCGATAAAGGTAATTTGCCGATCCGGCTTATCTTTTTTGGAAAATGTACCTTGCTTTAAATAATAGCGGTCGCCTTCGAGCCCCTGATCTGCGTGTGCTTTTACTTCCTGAATAGATTGAATTTCAGCTCCGTCCTTCTCTGCAATATTTATTGAGACCACTTTTCCCATATTCTACTTACTCCAATTTTTTGTTATCAAAATTTGATTTTCAACGCTCGATATTAAATATGGTAAATAAATTTGTTTCAATCAAGTCCGTATTTAGTCTAT encodes:
- a CDS encoding MOSC domain-containing protein codes for the protein MGKVVSINIAEKDGAEIQSIQEVKAHADQGLEGDRYYLKQGTFSKKDKPDRQITFIESEAVEAIERDYQVTLDAKEARRNIVTQGIALNHLVGKKFRVGEAVCEGIKLCEPCGYLQGLVKLNVKDSLIHRGGLRARILESGMIRENDEIQILV